The sequence TTCAGGTCAGGGCTTTTGATCATGTTTAGGCCTTCAGAGCAGGCCCTTAAGGCCCTGACAGCACATCACTGTCAGAAATACATCATGGCATCAATCATCATACATCAACCCAGAAGTTCTCAATCACAGTAAACACGAGAACAAAATCAAATGATGCAACATCGTGCACATTTCCCAGCACTCCTACAGACTTGATGGCGCCACCACAATGCCCACGTTTAGCAGATTatgcaaaacactttttttttttttttttaattgcgttGCCACCCCTTTTTGGCCGCATTTGCCAAAATCTGCCACTGTTGAGCAACTGACCATCCTTTTGGCACTTGTCAAAGCATGTTAATTTAACATGTGACATTAAAAAGCCAACAGGAAACAGGGGCTGACATTTAGTTGAAggtgtttgtgccaattgtgCACCTCACCCATCTCATGATTGTTTAATGAGAGGCGTCTCTCGCGGTCATGTATGCTGACTGAGCCTCTTGAAGGAATGACAGATCCAGCCAATTTCCTCACCTGGTCAGCATCTGTACAGTATAAATCATGTGTAATTTCATCTGTTCTGTTTGCATGTCGTGCGTGTTCAAGCTCAAAAGTTCTTGACTGGCATTTTAGTTGTCCAATCTTACATGCTTGATACATTTCtgaattgtcagaaaaaaaaacagctcatttGTATAGAAAAATTTGAGTACAATTACAAATTCCTCATTCTTGATTCAAACTGTAAATGCTTACTGAAATTGAATGAATGCATATTAAAGGAATCCATAATgctgaatgttgttttttttcttctttcctttcCAATCATTCCAGATACAGTTTGGACACTAAATCTTGACTATCCCGAAAAAGTAAGGAAAATTTCAACTTGTAACTATATTCTTATTCTATTATATATGCATTAAAAATTATATAGCTGagttttcttttattgtctCTAAACACCGCCCTTATTTTAGCTTTCGTtgatcagtttttgtttttgttttctacatttttttttaccaccagCCATTATCTTGCATCCTGCCAACCACCTCTGATTAATTGTCctcttttgttctttcttttcctttatAGCAACAACATGCTGAAGCTAATTCTTCTTGCAGGTAAGTTGCACAAAACAAAAGTTGGGCGGTTGATTCCAGATAGTTTGAACATTTGTGATGAAAAATGCCAATTTGCAGGTGTCTGTTTGATCACCGGCCACTTGGGTAAGCTTGAGTCTTGCGATGATTTGTAGATCCAATGAACAAGTTTATAAAACCCCAGTGTGCTGATGACCTTTTTTTCAGAAATACTGTAAAGTGATTTGTCTCAATGTTTCAGGCTCGACTGAAAACGTCGTGTGCCAATATTCATCCGAGTCAAGCAAACGCGTTGGCAGCAGAAAATTTCAAATTTCCCACATCGACACATCTCTGTGTACCCATCTGATGTTCAGCTTTGTCAGCATTAATCCATCTTATCAAATTATTGCTAGATCTGGTGACGCGTTAAAATTTACAGCCTTCACTTCCCTCAGGTCAGATATTCAGCTggcaggcacttttttttttttttttttttttttaagaagagatGATGTTTTCAAGATGTCAATCATCAATAATTAAACATGTTTGCTCCAACAGCAGTCCCACACTAAAAACCCTTTTGGAGATCAACTTGATGATTCAAAAACCAATGTAAGCCAATCTTCTTTATATTGTTATTAaagaacatatttttaattcacCCTGCAACATCAGCcagttatttaaaattaaatgactGAATTCAAAATCGCAAGGGATTGTGAAAAGCTGCATAATGTGAAAGTCTGCAATTAACGTCTTTCCTGCCATTATTGTTAAAGAgcactttttccccccctaatgtTCAAGAGTCCAAGACATGTTGGCCACCTCCTCAAGCAGAAGCACTTTCATTACGTCTGCAATTGCCTACTTGAGACAACATAACTTTGATGGAATAAACTTTTTGTGGGTGAAAGACAACAGTCATGTGAAGAAGGCTGACTACACTTCTCTCATCCAGGTACGATCCGAAAGCAGATGTTCTCATCTACCAAAGAACATCAATCAAAATCATGTCTTACGGTACATGTCAACTTCACAAAGCTTTTCTTTTCTACAGGAATTCAGAGCCGAAATTGAAAATGAGAACATTCCAGCCGGAGAAGAGAAACTACTGCTCACTGCTAGTGTGGCTGCTGAGATACAAGCCATTAGAAGGAGTTATGATGTCGAAGCTATTTCCAAGTACAGACACACACGCTTGAAAAAGATTGCCATAATATGCTCTTTTCATATTTTGCTATGCATTAACTCGTCTGTGTTTTACCAGTGACACAGACTTCTTGAATGTGATGACATCAGACacagataaatacattttgcaagaAAAACCATCGTTCAAAACGCCAAAACGCTCATACGAAGAGGCCGTAAGTCATAACCAGCAGCAACCTTTCTGCTACAGGATCACTCTCGATTCATGTTTTCATGACTTGAGTACCATGTCTGTTCTTTGGTCCCAAACTATTTTCCCCATAGGTCACTGCAATGGAATACTGGAAGAGTCAAAATGCAGCAAAGAGTAAGCTGAACATGGGAATTGGAGTATTTGGACAAGTTTTTACTATAAATTCTGAGAGCAAAGCTGAACCGGTGGAAGGCAGCTTGTCTGATATACCAGCAGGCTTCTGGTCCCGTTACGAGGTAAAAGCAGCAGCTTCCGTTATAACAGGTGAGATGACTGGATTACCAAAATCTGGATCTTGCTTTCAGGTGTGCTCTTTTCTGGAAGGCTCTAATTCACCTGAAGTTTGGTTTACCTTTGACAAGCAAGCTGAAATTGACGAAAAGGTAGACCAACTCAGCCAAACAGAATCCAAAAATCCACTGACGACATTGGCATGTCCCCAATGAAATGATCACTGAGATGACCCATCGTATCAACTGTTTGCTTGCATATTTGtaaatattcttttattttcccTGCAGGTCAATTACATTAAAGACAACGGATTTGCGggagcctttgttacatctttgGACCTGGATGACTTCCTTGGAAGCTCCTGCACTGCCGAGCAATCTGTTCCGCATGGACAATTTGCTATCATTAACCGTGTAAACAACCAATTAAACCCAATATAAGCGACAACAGCAACAGCACAAGTACATGCAGAATCACAGCAGGGCATTAAGTAATCAGGTGTTTAGCCCAATACAGGTCAGCAATCAGGCACGTTTGCGTAACTTACCAAGGTGAATGGTTTTATGATATTAGAACTGTAAACTTCTTAGTCAAACAGAAATACAAAAGCATTGTGATGGTTGTGTGGTGGGTAGTGATTAAgataataacaaaatatttacagatattttaaaaaatgcatttttgtgtgcatttatgACATCGGGGTTATTATGTCATTGTGGGGTAATCAttaaaggttttttgtttgttggtacCATGATGCAGTTGTTTTAAATTATGCATTTATCATTCGTGTGATTACATGTCGTTTAAGACCTCATGACAGTTGTAACTACACACCAGCCTGCAtgtaactgttgttgttttttatttttatttttggtgaatCGGGTGAttgtgtgggggaaaaaaatcaataaaatgcgtctttgactgcaatgtgtttactgtatgtattttgacaaggttttttttaatatcagagTCCTCTGCTGCAATGCAAAGTACTGAAACGAGCTATTTGATGAGAATAGTCATTTTTGCAACATCCTACTTGTTCAAGTAAAACAGTTAACCAATGAAAATGACTTGAGGGCCAATATGGTAGATGAAGACAAGGGACTTTATTATCAAGATGATAAAATTAACCATTTTCAGTTGATAATAAACAGGAATTGTTTTATGTGCCTCTTTCTACAGAACAGACTCACAAACACGGAAAAATACCAAACTCTTACCAGTGTGGCCACAATAGACAAAAACCACCACTCACTCTGTGATGTTCAACAGTTTTACCATTTGATAAACATGTATTTGGGAGACACCTAGTGGTGATatactgaaaacaaacaaaaaaggttcATTGTATACTTTATATCCAATTAGTGCACAAATGTTAGTATGCAGATCCAATATGCCTGTGCTAAACATATTGATGCACCACAATCAGTGAAACATTGATGAATTACAATAACTTATTATTTTACAGCCCAGGCAGCTGTTGTGAATTGACAAAGACATGTCAGTCATGACATCGTGACTAATAGACCTGACTGTAACCTGACACAACCACAAAAATTAAGCATGCAAATAATTAGCTGCATGATTGTAGTTTTGTTTTCAGTAAAAGGATATGATTTTTGTTCCATTAGTTTAGAGTTCGTGGACAGAAGTGTGAGGCTCAGGAAGTTTCCCAATGTCACAGTTTTGGATCAGTCTAGAGTAGAACACAACAAGCTCCTCGTAGTTCTTTCTGGAAATCCTTTCATTAATGCCATGAAACCTAAGAAAAGGGGAACAATACATGAAATCTGCCtggcaaaaaacatttttgtacataattGACATTGTTCATTCAGAGCTTTCAGTCACCATAACAGCTTTCTTATGTTTCTATTCTGCCTTCTTACCTCCGTGCATCCCCTGGTTTAAACCACAAAGGGGCAAAGCGGTAAATATCGTTGGTCAGATCTTTGAAGTGTCGACTGTCTGTGTTCCCAACACAAATGCCTGCACATTCAAACATTGAAATGCACAGTTAAGGAAGGTCGGGTGTTGTGTTTCAATCTGACATTTACCTGGAGCGACTGCTACTGTCGGAAACATGTCCAGCACAGTTTTCTTGATGATCTGGAAGCCGTAAGATTTTTCATCGGATGAACTGACGGGTAAAGGATCAAAGCCCTCAATGAGCTCTATCTTTACACGGTGGTCGCCAACTGTAACCTGGATGAGGTCCAGGACCTTGAAGGAAATAACAGGAATTTCATTTGACGCTGAAAATGTCTGATGGAACAAATTGGACTCATTACCTCTTGTAATGATTGTGCTGAGTGGATTCGTAGATTCACATAAGCTTCAGCAAGGGAAGGTATTACATTAAACTGCAAAAATATAACGCGGGGGGGAGTTTTGAAAATCAGATTGAATGACTGGCATCTAAATTCTAATACTTTACCTTTACACCTGAATTAAAGATTGTGACTGCAGTAGTAGTCCTTACAAGGGCATTGGAATCTGGTTTTTGTTCAAGAAACCTGTGCCACACAAAACATGCTCATTTATTGCAATAGTACcacaaaaaatgatcaaaacaAGGGAGGATGTAATTACCTGCCAACAAGTGGAGAAAACAGCCACAAATTTGACAATATGAACTTCAATGGTAGCCCAAACTAAAATCACAAAAAGAAGGTTTCATCCATATGCAAATTGGCCAAGCAGTTTATTTTAAACGTACCTTGTGGGCTAGGTGTTCAAATGTTTCACGTTCTGGTCCATAACCAAATAACATGGGCATCGGGTTGTCCTCAAGTCTGAGGAATAGCAGTCTTTAAGAAATGATGTGCAAAGATATAtcagccccccaaaaaaagacacaaaatttTTATAAAAACCTTTTGACTGCTGCAGCTAAGATCCCAATGCAGCTCTCCCTGGAAGGCATTGACGCATGGCCGGGAAGAGTGGATACACTCAGCTTTACAATGGCGAGGCCCTTTTCACTTACaccaattctatacaaaaaatgtacaaacacacacttcatcttttagggttagtaataGTGACAATTTCATTTTGATGTTGCGTTCTTACAAAGCCGCGGGTCCATTAAGACCGCTGATGACTCCATCCAGCACAGCGAGACCCTCATCCAGGACAAACGACAGTCGCACATTCCGCTGCTTCAGCAGTCGTACGATGTTCATGGCTCCCTGGTGACCGTTGACCTAAAAAAGACCGAGAAGACGACGACACAATAAGCGCCGTTTACTTTCCAAGTATGTCTAAGGGAAGGTAGGTTACTTCTTCATCATGCCCGAGGCCAATGTAAAATCCTCTGCGTGGTGCGTAGCCTTTCATCAGCAAATACTCCAGGGCCTGAAGAACACCCTGGAAGAAATAATGAGGATCGGTTGCATGCAGTTTGGAAGCAAACCACCTGCCAAAGACGCCGACAATTGCCAAAATCATATGGAACAattcagggtttttcctggctcaaattgtgGTATCATCCTGACTATGATGAgtgactaccgataccaggaatcggtgccaataccagtcttattttaactcaactcaactttatttatgaagcactttaaaacaagcattgctgtatacaaagtgctgtacatggaacagaaatcggtcatgcagtaaagataaGTAACATTGTAAGTAGTAAgcaaacaagtaaataaagtttgcatcaataaattaataacaggAAGTAGGTACGTGAATAAAATAGATAATAGATAAAtggaataaacattttaaaagtagaCTGAGAGggagattgcctaatattttgtggaaggtcgttccaaaggtacttttaaggtatcggtactcgcggcAGTGACCGATACCATTGTCGGCCGCCTTCCAGCagccgttttatgatcagggacaaggaattagaaattatatgagtacaaagttgccattaacttcatgcaattttaGGGAAAATTATATATTGGGATAgagaggtctttctttaaaatcatCTGTCAGTTATGAGTGGGGAATTTTATTTACTAATGGTATCGGTATTTGGTATCAGtagcggtgactactcaagagttgcgtATCGGTCGGGGGAAAAGTGGAATCGAATATCCTTAATCCTGACCATGCACCATGACGTGCATGTATTCTGTATTAAAtaaactcattttaatttttacaagcaaCGTATAATAATGCCATGtttcaataataacaataataattacaataaaaatatgactATTATCATGTTAaagcattcattcattatcAGTTACTTAGGCTGGAGATGGTGAGCACATAAGGTGGAGGTTTTGTACTCAGGAAAAACCCTAAGCATACTGTATAGTAATGGCGAACACACAATAATACATGACAACACGACATTCCAACATCTAATTTTGCTGTCGTTTATTTTCTACCACCCAGATGTTATCCTGGTGTTTACTGTTTACAAACATTCTGAAATAGCGGATTCTCTCACCATTAAAGAGCTCTTGTCATCCATCGTCCCTCGACCGTAGATGAAACCGTCTATCTCCTGGGCAGAAAAGGGCGGAGCCACCCAGCCGTCTGACTCTGTGGCAGGCACCACATCGATATGAGCCAAGAGCATGTATGGCACCAGGTCGGGCTGCGATCCTGGGATCCAGAACAGGTGACTGTAGTTGGCCACCAGTTCATGATGTACCAGGCTTGAGGTAAAAAGTGTCGGGAAGGCTGACAAGCAAAGAGAAGAACACGGAGTCGAGtgaaacaactttattttgtttttatgtatttccTTTGTATTTTCCACCTGACTGAGGATAAGCAGTGCAGAGTTGTTCAGTGGCTATTACAGACAACAAGATacaacataaatacattttgttcaattaaattacattaatgTGCACTTAGGAGACACAGTGACAAACTGGGAGTGTAAACGAGTTAAATAAGTTGATCTAAGCTTCTGCAAATATCCAATTGATAATAAAGAGTTTGTTACTATAGccagaaaaaaatatgtgttGTAGTCAGCCCGGGCCATGTCGGACATTTTTTCGTGAATTTATGGCAACGTTGGCTAGATTATCCAATAGGATCGAAGAGCTTTTCAAATACGTATACGTCAATTTAACAAAAGAACAGTAGCTCCTCTGTAGTTTGTGGTGGTTCAAGTCTACTTTGGACAAAATGGAAAATAGCAACTTGCCGAAATGTTTGGATACGTTGGAAATGTTGAGCTCGTCAACAGTTTTTCCAAaccgaaaaaaaatctttaaaaaaacaaaaaacaaatgctgaTAAAAATTCACTACAagttttccacacaaaaaaaattaggtGAAAAATCCGggataaaaaaacatttgaaaagatATTGAGAAAAGAAATCTGCAAATATGTGAATCTGCTGGTGCCGGACCACAAGTATGCAGGAGTTGACTCTAGAAGACAGTACTAGTCGGGTAGACTACGGTAACCCCCCTGGCCATTAGATGGAGCTATTTTTCATCTCACCAGTTTCTCTGGACCAAAGCGGCCTTGTTAGACTTTCTTTAGCGTTGAAATGATTTCAAGTCAAGGGGTCAAGGGGAATCCAAAGAAGTCATTTAGGATCTAAATTGATGTCAAATTATtagcaaaaaataccaaacttttttttttttttatatatatgcaaaGCTACTTGGTGCCGCCCACCCATAAGGGGTAAGATACCCCCCATGATATTGCTCTAGCGTTGTCCAATTGTGTGCACAATAATCTAACCCAGCCTTTTTTCAGTGATATACGCCcagtgattttgttttgtttttgttttgttttttccagccAAGTAACCCCTAACCAGggcaaagcatttttgttttaaaaataaataaataaaaatacagtagtgAAAACAGAGTTCTATGCCATCACTGTCTgatttattaaactttggaacTTTATTTGTTTGTCTCTCGCACAATTTGGAAATCAAAATTACCAATAAAGATGTGTGCACATAAAAATTATCACCATAAAGTGTCCTCGTTTGGGATCGTAGTAGATCTGTTCTCAAGTAAATTTATaatgattgacaggtgatgCTCCTGGCATATCACAAGCTGGGTTGAACAATTCAGGTTTGGGAAGACTAGGTTTTTAGTATATTGGAATCAAATAGCCTACtgaatcttcttcttcttctttcggcttttcccttcaggggccgccacagcgaatcagttgcctccatctgactctgtcctctgcatcctctgctctcacaccaactaccttcatgtcctctttaactacatccataaacctcctctttggtcttcctctcgatcttctgcctggcatttgaaaactcagcatccttcttccaatatagtccaaaccatctaagtctggcctctctgactttatctccaaagcttctaacatgtgctgtccctctgatgtactcattcctgatcctatccaacctggtcactcccaaagagaatctcagcatcttcatctctgccacctccagctctgcctcctgtctttttctcagtggcactgtctccagaccaaacggcattgctggtctcaccacagttttataaacctttcctttcattttagctgaaactcttctatcacacatcacacctgacacttttctccacccgctccagcctgcctgcacacgcttcttcacttctattccacactctccattgctctggtctgttgaccctaaatacttaaactcctccaccttcttggtttcttctccctgtaacctcactcttccacttgggtccctctcattcacgcacagatactccgtcttgctacggctaaccttcattcccctcctttccaaGGCAAACCTCGACGCttctagcttctcctccacctgttccctgctctcactacagatcactatgtcatctgcaaacatcatagtccatggggattcctgtctaacctcatctgtcatcctgtccattaccattgcgaacaagaaggggctcagagctgatccctgatgtagtcccacctccaccttgaactcctccgtcacacctacagcacacctcaccactgtcttacagtcctgatacatgtcctgcaccacttgaacatacttctccgccactccagacttcctcatacaaaaccacagttcctctctgggcaccctgtcataagctttctccaggtcaacaaagacacaatgcagctccttctgaccttctctgtacttttcaatcaacatcctcaaaacaaatactgcatctgtcatactctttttttttttcttttttttttggcatgaaaccatactgctgctcacaaatgttcacttctgccctcagtctagcttccactactctttcccatagtttcattgtgtggctcatcagctttattcctctgtagttgccacaattctgcacgtctcccttgttcttaaaaatgggcaccagcacacttctcctccattcctcaggcattttctcactatctaagatcatgttgaacaacccagtcagaaattctactgctacctctcctagacacttccatacctccacaggtatatcatcaggaccgagcgcctttccactcttcatcctcttcaatgcccttctcacttcatccttactaatctttgctacttcctggtccacaacagtcgcCCCTTCTACTCTTtgttctctctcattttcctcattcatcataGCCTACtgaataaaattttattttatgaacttGTATGttcctgaaatatttacataattatttttaaaatgatttttcgTTAATGATACTTTTTAgatttatatacatattttgttgagaatttttcgggaggggtgggggggatatTTCTGTTCTCGCCTACTTTTTTAAGTGTCTTGGTCGGTTCTTGTTGTGGTCACAGTGGACGCTGCCTTGTCCGGTAAAGAAACAATTAGTGACCTGTTGGACTTTGTTACTCGGCTAAGCTTACGCATAACTGTGCTTCTAAAACGTTTGCAAATGCCATTACCTCTTCGGAGAAACGAGCTGAAATGAAGAAGTGCAGTACTGTTGCTTTCCGTGGGTGAAAATGACACCGTGGGGATGCGAATGGCTTCTGTTGAATGAAGAAGAAAGTCACAAGCAACCAGGTAGGGAGGAAGGGAGGGAAGATTCTCCTCTGCTTTGTTGAATTGACGGCTTGTTTCATGGACGCACGTAAACTCACTGCGTACCTTTAAAGTGTGTTAGAAGCTCCTCTCGCTGACGGTGGTCGATATCAAGCGATATGTCACTCACCGCTTCCCAGCGTGCGAGTTGAAGTCCCGCATTCACGTCCAGTGACAGCGTTCTAATTGACGCTATAGTAACCAAGATTAAAACGGCAGCGAATCCAGTACCTATTATAATTTTCAGAAATCTGATCATCATGACGTGAACAACAGTATAACTCTTGAAGTCGAATTATTCTGCAAATTTCACACTGCTTACAGTCGTGACTGTAAACAGTTCACAGCTGACGGTCCTGCCGCCTGCCGACACGCATGCGtaaaaataatgacgtcacaCGGAGTCGAACGTCAACACGGAAGCAAAGTGGCAGCTGCTTCAAGAttaaaactacaaaaaataataataatgtgaaactttacatttgttttaaacaaatgtttaaacaCCCATTAAATGTCAATGTTAATAATGGTTTACATTTCTCTGTGTTCATGTATTGTAAATGTCACTGAGCTACAAAAATTACTTAATTTAAACTATTTTGAACCATAATTTTTAGCCTAGGTAGAGTGCCTTTGACTAAAGCTGAAGGTGTTTCCAGAGTTGTGTGCTCAGCTCTTTCACTTAATATTTCTGATTCCACCTGTAAAGACattaaatttgtttgtttggaaaaataatCACCATCATGTGAAAACAGAAAACACTTTCAACACCTTCTTTTTGACTTtccaaggtgttttttttgtttgtttgtttgtttgtttgttttttggaacgtgatctttatttatattaactGTCATAATAGCTTATTCCCTTTAAACCTTTGCTACAAGTAAAGTCAAGaatgacattttgaaatgtttacataatatatagctatcaaaaacacatctcaacatttcatcaaaaataaatgtagctGCTGTGAAAGTGAACCTGAAAGTGTAACAGCTTTGTTTTATGGTTGTTCatatagtaataatatatttttaaaagtacttGAAAACTCAATAGGCCTACTTTTAAAACAACTTAAAGAATTCACATTGAAAGGAAGAACATTTTCGTTTATCTAATGAAAAGAAATTATACACCATCGTCAATTGTTTTTAATATCACATTTGGAAAATTTCACCTATAagtctcaattaaaaaaaataaaaaaatctgaattgtctCTAACTGTGGTAGATTATGTGATGCTTTAAGTTGTCTGTCAACTGGAGTGGATTGTCCATGAGCGCTACAAGAGAACTAAATGAGTATTTTTCAACACAAATGAAGAACAAAAGggcaaaatgacaaaacaaatgAACCCTTCCTggtgtttttatatatacatactgtGTGCAGGACCGCTTCTTGGCTTGCTCATCCACAACTGGAGAGAGATTCAATAAAGTTGCACATGACTGACTGTATTTCCCACTTCAACTCTTCAAGCACCACTGCAGTCTGAGCTTTAAGTGTTGAATGACCGAAATCTGTCTGACCCTGCTGAACCGAGACCAAAGCTCCTGCACATTGCCAACAAGTGAGTTAAGTTTGGCTTACGATactaaatatactttttaggaatgaaacctttttttctcattattgtTTTGGTTTGCTTTTGATGAACAGTTGAGCCTACTAAACTGTGTTTTAATGTTTATATATACAGTCATTGCAGGTTTACAGTTATTCTGATACACATCTAGGCACAAA is a genomic window of Festucalex cinctus isolate MCC-2025b chromosome 2, RoL_Fcin_1.0, whole genome shotgun sequence containing:
- the pm20d1.2 gene encoding N-fatty-acyl-amino acid synthase/hydrolase PM20D1.2, translating into MMIRFLKIIIGTGFAAVLILVTIASIRTLSLDVNAGLQLARWEAVSDISLDIDHRQREELLTHFKEAIRIPTVSFSPTESNSTALLHFSSFLRRAFPTLFTSSLVHHELVANYSHLFWIPGSQPDLVPYMLLAHIDVVPATESDGWVAPPFSAQEIDGFIYGRGTMDDKSSLMGVLQALEYLLMKGYAPRRGFYIGLGHDEEVNGHQGAMNIVRLLKQRNVRLSFVLDEGLAVLDGVISGLNGPAALIGVSEKGLAIVKLSVSTLPGHASMPSRESCIGILAAAVKRLEDNPMPMLFGYGPERETFEHLAHKFGLPLKFILSNLWLFSPLVGRFLEQKPDSNALVRTTTAVTIFNSGVKFNVIPSLAEAYVNLRIHSAQSLQEVLDLIQVTVGDHRVKIELIEGFDPLPVSSSDEKSYGFQIIKKTVLDMFPTVAVAPGICVGNTDSRHFKDLTNDIYRFAPLWFKPGDARRFHGINERISRKNYEELVVFYSRLIQNCDIGKLPEPHTSVHEL